The genomic stretch TTCGTCCGCGACTTCTATCGCGACTACCTCCCGCCCGAGGGGCCATCGCCCTTTTACGCCGGGAGTGCGCGACGCTGACTGGGCACGAGCGCACGACGTGACCATCCAACAGAACGGGAGACGATAATGAGGCCCCATGCCTCCATGACCATGGACCACGGCATCAGCGAAGCGGAGTGGCAAGCGCGCTGCGACCTGGCCGCGCTCTATCGGCTGATCGCCTTCCATCGGTGGACCGACCTGATCTACACACACATCAGCCTGCGCGTTCCCGGTCCCGAGCATCACTTCCTGATCAACGAGTACGGCGTGCTGTTCCACGAGATGCGCGCGAGCGATCTGGTGAAGATCGACCTCGACGGCAATATCGTCGGACCGCATGCGGTTCCGCGGCCCGTGAACTCCGCGGGCTTCATCATCCATTCGGCGATCCACGCAGCCCGCGAGGACCTGACCTGCGTGATCCACACCCATACCAGCGCCGGCATCGCCGTCAGCGCGCAGGAGGATGGGCTGCTGCCGATCAGCCAGCATGCCCTGCGCTTCTACGGCAGGTTATCCTACCACGGCTACGAGGGCGTGGCGCTGGACCTGGACGAGCGCGACCGGCTGGTCGCAGACCTCGGCCAGAACCGAGTGATGATCCTGCGCAACCATGGGCTGCTGGCGGCAGGTTCCAGCGTCGCGCAGGCCTTCCTCGAGATCTACTACCTCGAGCGTGCCTGCGCTGCCCAGGTTGATGCGCAGGCTGGCGGCGGCCGGTTGGTCCTGCCACCTGAAAGCGTGCGGCAACGCACCGCCGCGCAATCCAACCGTCCCGGCGCCGAGGCGCGCGACGCCTTCGCCTGGCGCAGCGCCTTGCGCCTGCTGGAGGGGCAGCCGGAATGGCGCTGCTGATGTGCCCCATGCAGCGCTGTCGGGTTGAACCCGCCTGATGCCGCGTCCGATCGAGGCACCCCGAACTGTCGTGGCCGGCGACACGCTCACGCTGCGTGAGGTCAGCTGCCGTTACGGGACAGTGGACGCGGTGCAGAAGGTGTCGCTGTCGATCAACAGGGGCGAGTTCGTGACCCTGCTCGGCCCGTCCGGCTCCGGCAAGACGACGATCCTCATGATGATCGCCGGCTTCGTGCAACCGAGCGGCGGCGAGATTCTCCTCGATGACCGCGATATCACAGCCCTGCCGCCCGAGCGGCGCGACTTCGGCATGGTGTTCCAGGGATACGCGCTTTTTCCGCATTTGACCGTCGCCGAGAACATTGCCTTCCCGCTCCGGATCCGCGGCTGGGGCCGGGCGGAACGGGAAGACCGGGTTCGGCGAACCATCGACCTGGTGCAGCTCGACCGGCATGGCGGCAAGCTGCCCGCACAGCTCTCCGGCGGTCAGCAGCAGCGCGTGGCACTGGCCCGGGCCCTGGCCTTCGACCCGGCGGTCCTGCTGCTCGATGAGCCACTCTCAGCGTTGGACAAGAAGTTGCGCGCGGAGATGCAGGAGGAGCTCAAAGCGCTCCATGCGCGCGTGGGACGGACATTCGTTAACGTCACTCACGATCAAGAAGAAGCACTATCACTTTCCGATCGGATCGCAATCTTAAACCATGGCCGTCTGGTGCAGCTTGATCGGCCTGCCGTGCTGTATGACCGGCCGGCGTCTCGCTTCGTCGCCGGGTTCCTAGGCCGCGCGAATTTCCTCGAGGGGACGATCGACGCAGACAGGGTCTTGCAGATCGGCGACGTGCGTCTGCCGACAATGCCCCACTGGCCTATGGGTAGCGTCGTGTTCTCGGTGCGGCCGGAACGTATCCGGTTGCTGGCCGTAGATGAAGCGGAGCAGATTGCGCTGCCTGGGCGGTGCGTCTCGACAACCTATTTTGGCGCCGTGTGCGACGTCCTGGTCGACACGCCAGTCGGCGCGCTTCGCGTCAGCGTCGCGGCCGCGCAGCGTTCGATGTTGCCTTTACAGGGCGATCAGCTGCGATTGGGTTGGTCGACATGTGCCATGGCGCCGGTGCTGGAGGATGCCTAGCCGTCATTCGTTTGGCTGCGCGCCGCTCAGAAGTGGCCGCTCGGCAGCCAGGCTCTGAACGAGAAAATCAACGACGGCCCGCACGCGCGCCACTCCCCGCTGTGCGCGGTTGGTGACGATGTAGAGTTGCTCTCGCGGGCCAGGAGGGGTCGTCGCGATGCGTTCCAGACCGGCCGACTGATCGCCGAGGAACGCTGGCAGCGCCACTACAGCAAGGCCGGATTGGGCAGTGGTGCGCAGCAACAGGCTCGTGCTCGCACGCAGGACGGGCTCCGCCCCCGCAAAAAGCTGTCGCATCCAAATGCTCTCAGGCAAGTGAGGCCGCTCGTCGGTCAGCAGGGCAAAGGGAACATCGCGCGTTGCGCCGGCCTTGATCGCATTGCGTGCCAACGCCGCCATGGCGGGTGCGCCATACAGCGCGAAGGTGCAGTCGCTCAGTCGACGAATGTCAAGCCGATCGGCGACAGGCTTGCTGATCCGCAGTCCGATATCGATGTCGCCGTTGAGCATCGAGTCGAGCGACAGATCCGCCAGCAAAGTTAGGACGATTTCAGGAAAGGCTGCGCGGAACGCTGCCAGGCGGTCGATCAGCAAATCACTGAGCAACGCCATCGGCGCCGCCAGTCTGACTTCGCCCGACAGCCTTGCGTCACTTCCGCCGGCTATCCGCGTGAACGCAGCGATCTCCGCTTCAATCCTCTGTGCGTGGGCGAGCACGTGCTCTGCCGTATCGCTGCGCACCAGTTTCTTGCCGCGGCGCACGAAAACGGTCGCTTGCAGCGAAGCTTCGGCTGCGGCAAGGCGGCGCGCAACCGTGCTGTGACTGAGGCCGAGCGTACGCGCTGCAGCAAGCAGGGAGCCTGCCCGGTCGATTGCCAAAAGAACCTGCAGATCGTCCCAATTAAACGCAGGCATTCGTCTCTATTCCTAGTCGCAATACGGGCGGGACTTGGATCTGTTGGAACTGTCGGGCGGAACCAGCGTCGTAGGGCTGGGTCCCGCCGGAGGATCGCCGCTCGCGCCGCCGATGCTTTCCAGCGCCATGCAAAGCCCGCGCCGTTCTTTGCCTCTGCGGGACTACTTCAGTCTAACGATTCCGATCAGACAATGCCGGTCGACTTCACCGCTGCCTCACCCTAGCAGGGCTCCCGTTCTGCTGCTCGCGGTGGGATGGCGGAAGCCGCCTTTTCGAGCAGGGGGCGGGACAGGGCGGAGAAATGGCTTGAGCACTGGGCGCTGAACGTGATGCTCGCCGGGGTGCCCCAGCGTCACTCCGGCCGGACGATGCGGCTAACGGATCCGTGCCGACGGACGACCCTTTTGCGGGTCACGCACCGCCACGTCGCTACTCATGCGCTACCTAGCTCGCAGCAGATTTGGTGTTCCTAATGAGCTAAGTCTCTGAAAACTGGCGGACCCGAAAGGATTCGAACCTTCGACCTCTGCCTTCGGAGCGTATCCGGAACGATTTCGCCAGGCTTTCTCGTTCTACGCTATGACCCTCTAACCCACTACGTAGATTGAGTTTTTCTGGCATTGTCCGCCGCATCGCGTATCCGTCTGCACGTCGAAGTTTCGGCCCGGGTGCTGCCGTGGTGCTTCCGAGAATGGAGCCCACGGGTCCCAACTCGGACCAGGAGCACAGGACGTGGGAAAGCTCAGCAAGCGCACCGTCGATCAGGCAACGCCCCGGGACGCGGACTACTTCATCTGGGATGACGAACTGCCCGGGTTCGGCCTCCGGGTGTTCACCTCGGGACGGCGAAGCTACGTCGTGCAGTATCGCGCCAAGGGGCGCACCCGGCGATTCACGATCGGTGTGCATGGCGTGTGGGCGCCGGAGACGGCGAGGCGGGAAGCCCGCGTAATCCTCGGCCGCATCGCGCAAGGCGACAACCCCGCAGAGCAGCGGGAACTCGACCACCGCGCGATCACGGTCAAGGAACTCTGCGAGCGCTATATGGCCGACGCGAAGGCAGGCCTGATCCTCGGCAAGAAGCAACGGCCGAAGAAGGCCTCGACGATCTACACCGACGAGGGGCGCATCAAGCGCCATATCGTCCCGCTTCTCGGCACGCGGCGTGTGAAGGACCTCACGAGCACCGACGTGACGCAGTTCATGCGTGACATCGCGTCCGGCAAGACGAAAGCCGACGTGAAAACACGGAGGCGCGGGCGCGCCATCGTCCGCGGCGGCCTGGGAACGGGTCGCCGCACGGTTGGCTTCCTCGGCGCGCTGCTGACCTATGCGCGTGAGGCCGGCATCATCGACACCAACCCGGCACATGGCATCCGGAAAGCCGCCGACCAGAAGAGGACTCGGCGTCTCTCGGAGGACGAGTATCGGCTGCTCGGTAGGCTGCTGGCGAAGGCGCTCGCGGACGATCAGCTCCGCACTTCGGCGAAGATCACACGGCTGCTCGCCCTGACGGGCTGCCGGCGCGGGGAGATCCTGAATCTGACCTGGTCC from Roseomonas fluvialis encodes the following:
- a CDS encoding class II aldolase/adducin family protein — translated: MRPHASMTMDHGISEAEWQARCDLAALYRLIAFHRWTDLIYTHISLRVPGPEHHFLINEYGVLFHEMRASDLVKIDLDGNIVGPHAVPRPVNSAGFIIHSAIHAAREDLTCVIHTHTSAGIAVSAQEDGLLPISQHALRFYGRLSYHGYEGVALDLDERDRLVADLGQNRVMILRNHGLLAAGSSVAQAFLEIYYLERACAAQVDAQAGGGRLVLPPESVRQRTAAQSNRPGAEARDAFAWRSALRLLEGQPEWRC
- a CDS encoding ABC transporter ATP-binding protein — translated: MPRPIEAPRTVVAGDTLTLREVSCRYGTVDAVQKVSLSINRGEFVTLLGPSGSGKTTILMMIAGFVQPSGGEILLDDRDITALPPERRDFGMVFQGYALFPHLTVAENIAFPLRIRGWGRAEREDRVRRTIDLVQLDRHGGKLPAQLSGGQQQRVALARALAFDPAVLLLDEPLSALDKKLRAEMQEELKALHARVGRTFVNVTHDQEEALSLSDRIAILNHGRLVQLDRPAVLYDRPASRFVAGFLGRANFLEGTIDADRVLQIGDVRLPTMPHWPMGSVVFSVRPERIRLLAVDEAEQIALPGRCVSTTYFGAVCDVLVDTPVGALRVSVAAAQRSMLPLQGDQLRLGWSTCAMAPVLEDA
- a CDS encoding LysR family transcriptional regulator, with protein sequence MPAFNWDDLQVLLAIDRAGSLLAAARTLGLSHSTVARRLAAAEASLQATVFVRRGKKLVRSDTAEHVLAHAQRIEAEIAAFTRIAGGSDARLSGEVRLAAPMALLSDLLIDRLAAFRAAFPEIVLTLLADLSLDSMLNGDIDIGLRISKPVADRLDIRRLSDCTFALYGAPAMAALARNAIKAGATRDVPFALLTDERPHLPESIWMRQLFAGAEPVLRASTSLLLRTTAQSGLAVVALPAFLGDQSAGLERIATTPPGPREQLYIVTNRAQRGVARVRAVVDFLVQSLAAERPLLSGAQPNE
- a CDS encoding tyrosine-type recombinase/integrase, whose product is MGKLSKRTVDQATPRDADYFIWDDELPGFGLRVFTSGRRSYVVQYRAKGRTRRFTIGVHGVWAPETARREARVILGRIAQGDNPAEQRELDHRAITVKELCERYMADAKAGLILGKKQRPKKASTIYTDEGRIKRHIVPLLGTRRVKDLTSTDVTQFMRDIASGKTKADVKTRRRGRAIVRGGLGTGRRTVGFLGALLTYAREAGIIDTNPAHGIRKAADQKRTRRLSEDEYRLLGRLLAKALADDQLRTSAKITRLLALTGCRRGEILNLTWSEVDTGNSCLRLHDTKEGASVRPIGLPAVDMLEADRPREAVGPVFRGFLDGKPLIGYPKHWDKIFAKTPLADVTPHVLRHSFASIANDLGFTESTVAALLGHAQGSVTSRYIHAVDTSLIMAADTVAGYIQALMEGAQFQRRGYALDRASREMALSRHLGKPLPPGVSHLAEASAADQTPGPHGLTP